The genomic region AAGGATACATCAAATAGGGATGAATGTTATTCAATTGTTGTCTCCCTTGGACTGGGTTGAAAATTGTTGCACAAAGTAGTGAACTTAACAACTAACAGATGGGtcatcaaaatcatatataaaaaagGCAATAACTGAAACCTGGTGGTAAAGAAAGGAGCGTGCCCGTGCTGTTACCACATAGCTGCAATGTCTCCTCCTTATTCCAAATTCTTCTAGATTACTTTTACCATTATTCGTGTCTACCATATCATTAGTATTGGAGAATGAATTAATGGGGAGCTCAACCTCAGGCTTAACAGAGCATGTATGAGAATCTTTCAAGCTTGAATTGTTCTGTTCCCTCTCTGTGATTGACGGGAAATAAGGAGTTGCAGGTACCTCACAGACGTGGAGTTCATCTAAAGTTCTGATTGGTGAGTTTGCCTAAACACACATCATCTTTGGGTAGTCAAGAAAACTAGGAAGATGGAAAAATAAGATTCTCAGCTGTTTGGAAACAATGTTTGTGTGATTATGTCATGTAGGCATACACATGCGTGTATGTGTACATCTACATGTAAAGCCCTGTAACACATATGATAATGATACTTTATGCACATGAGAAAAGTAACCACCTGGCAACCTGCTGCCCTGAAGGAACTAAAATCATGATGTCCAACAAGAACTTTGCATGCTTCCTACAAGTATATCAATTAAGTTCTCATTTTTGGagtaaatcaataattaaatcaaattaggGGAACACAATTAAAAAACAGACCCACCTGCATTGCATTTAGATCTAGTTTCTCTGGTACATGCCATGCCCGCTCTTTTTCAAAGGTAGACAAAGGCTCAGAGCCAGAAACCAAGCGGTAAAAGTACCTACAATATTATTTCTCACAAATTGAGATGTCTATCTTATACAGTTCAATTTATGaaatacaaaaaatcaaaatcatagtCTTGCACTTTTAGAGCACcataaaaaatcatcaatgtgCGTCTAAATTGTAACAAGGGGTCTTCTTGCATATAGCATTACACAAATAGGGTACCTAAAATATCGGGTGAAATCTGCTTAAATTGTACTAGCTGCACCTCTTAGAGGTGGGAAAATTCAATAAAGAACATATTGTGGTCAAGAATTACTTAAAAGAATGAATTCAGAAAAAATGCTTAGCGTATGAAGATAAGCTGACAGAATAATTTGAATCCTAACATGCAGCAGCTTGTTCCTTTCATATAATGTTATACTTGCCCAAATCCTCGAGTGCCAAGGTCCATTTCAATACACAAGGAAAAGCCAAGAGCTGATTTGCATTCTAATTAATCATGATTCCTTGTAATTGGGGAAAGGGTTAAACTTGAAAGGTCCCAGAAGTAACATTTAACATCCAACAGAGAATTATAGCACCAAAAGTATTTGTCGGCTGAGCCACATAGTTAGAGTCTCCACATAGAGAAATGAAGATCAAAAAATACCTACGTGCGCTCCTGAGCTTTAAATCTTGCATGGAAATCATTTGGAACACATCGGACATCGATCACTGAAATATCACCCTCATTCTTCTAAGGTAaaccaaattacacaatgtgttATTAGATACACAACACCAACACAATCAAggtaaaaatgtttttttcaaAGAACAAAGTTGGTAATCCTGGGTTGATGACAAGCAGTCGACTTATACATCTTAATGCATAAACTAGAAAGATTGTTAGAAAACACACCTGCAAGAAATGGTTCACAGCTCTTCTAACAACAGATGGTTCATGAGGCGGTAACTGCATTTTTAGCATGGGAAGTAATTGTGCAGCAGtcataaactaatttaaaattaagttactCGCAGAATACTCCAATAAGTAAATATTATGTGTAAATACTCACCACTTCACCAGGCTTTCTTTTGCTTATGCGTTCCACATCTACATGGCAAACATTTGATAAGGCATGTACACCAGCATCCTGGAATtggggaaaagaaaaactaaaaatctaTATGACATTCTCATAAAATAGTTTTCCAATAGCAGATTGGATAGTGGCAATGGAACTATTTGTCCTATTCAAGCAAATTAAAGTTGATCGTATATCTATAACTACAAGTGAGCTTCCTAGTAACATTACTGATTGACTTCATAAAGGTTATTTGAAAAATCCCACACCCTTAGTTTAACCAAAATGTCAGTGCATCCCTTAATCCATGAAAGTAGTCCTTAAATTAAGTGTTACTAACTAGCAATGGAGAAGAtgtttaaagaatataataacAGTGTAGTAAGCAAAAGGATGAAGACTTACAGTTCGACTTGAGCAAAAGATCGAAACCGGCTGAcctataaatttatgaaaagccTCCTACAAAACCCAAGCATCAAAATTTACGATACCTAATTGTTATCTCAACCAGAATTTGTTTACGTTGCAATAAAACGAAACAAAGGCACCAAATCcaagaaaacataaatcttaagGTGCTATATCGATGATAATACAATTTGTAAACAGAATGCCATTGCAAAATTCGAAATGTCAGAGccttcctttttcatttcagtttcgcaattaaaaagaaaacagagaCCAAGGTACTACCTCTAATACGCCAACGACTGTGCGACAATTGGGCTGCTGCTGCGACCCAGAGAAGCGAGTTCCGATGTACTCAATAGCTACTAAATAGCGCTGGATTCTAGGGTTTTTGCTCATGCTTAAGTCTTGTAGTTGTTTATCTTCTTTATCTTGGTCGGTGTGACCTTGGGTTTTAAGTATTTTAGAAGGCCTGGATTCAGTGGGACTTCCCGTCATTTCATTTAGTCTTTTTTCCCTCAGTTTCTCAGCCTCCAAACAACAGTCCGAGACCGAAGAGTTGTGGGTTTCAAAAAGGGTTTTCAGTGACTTTGGACGGTATTTATACTGTTCCCAAATAGCAGCTTCCTTTTTGTACAAAAATGGCAGGTTTAACTTACTGCTATCTTTTGTTATTGGCTTGACCCTAATTTAAACTCACCTATATTGTTTACTCGATTGTGCATACGAATACCtggtgaagaaaaaaaaatcatgattgCCCTTTCACTACAAATCCATGGCAGGAATAATAGTCCCTATAACTCAAGTGAGTCATCCATGTTTGAGGTGAGTTTCAATTGGGAACTACATCAGCCGAGTGTTACGTCATCCGGTCTCTTTccaattatttataatatttcagtaaattttttttgtctcatacatattttcttttaacttgaattttaaattaaattgtaccACGAATCCCGAATTTAAATAGTGAATCAAAAagttaaatttagaatttaaggtttagagtttagattcaatttaaatttcaagtttaaaatttcgaattcaaagttcaaattaaaaaagatcttacccaaataatatatgaatgacataaaaaatattactaatatattattaaacaatTGGAAAAggatatcaaattttaaaaaaaaaggttacaTTATCgctttattatattataatcaaTCTTGggcattttatcaaaaaaatcctttttttttaaattatcgaaatgggcccattatttaattatttaccagaatggtccattttcttgcaaattgcgtccacgtcagcgcaatGTCAGGGGACGCGTCAAGAAATCGCTACCACGTTATCGCAAGTTGCTGACGTGGTAGCGATTTCCTGAGCCACGTAGCGCGTTCCGGGGGACGCGATTTTTCCGTTtttcccacgttaggttttttcggcttttagggcttagggttcaggctttttagggtttttaggtcttggaagaaataatttcgagttgacgtttctgatcaaatagtataaaatcgcttctagcaagattctatttgagaagaatttgtgaaatcacgccctcgtggacgcgcttttgctaagtaggtcatggaagaaatacttttttttgacgtttctgagcaaatagtataaaatcgcttttagcaggatgctatttgagaagaatttgtaaaATCGCTACCGTGGACGCCGCTTTTACTCTGATCGAtcatggaagaaataatttttttttgacgtttctgagcaaatagtataaaatcgcttttagcatgatgctatttgagaagaatttgtgaaaatcGCACCTCGTGGACGCCGCTTTTGCTACTGAGAGTATGTTTtaatgaggctataaattaggcgtAAAATGTTCTCGTAACGCATAAGTCAcaagcagaaacaatttagagaggctaagaaggttagagtttcaaatatgagtgaacgtattagtgtctgttatttactacgatggtgaggtttgccacaccgagaatggtgttgtttttttgttggAGAATACGGTGCATCGATTTTTAACCGTAACATAGATTTGatgaacttcgtaaaagaattaggcgtaaaattttctgaacgacgccaatgaaagttctcaTCTATCAcgatcgattttgttcttctgttgatccggtgacatatgactcgttcgacataaaaggtgctcgtagcttggaggcaatggtgcagactcatcttgctagtggagcaccttatattgagttatatgtacaatttacatcaccaactgatgtacttgcaactggtgttcgagatgtatacacgacccctggccgacactcggttagcgggttacaaaatacggaacagcccatgttcggtagcggtgtcgaatgcatATCCCCCATAAGACACTCTAttggtggatgggacatgtacgtcagTGACTCGATGTTTGATGTTGGAAATATGTACTGGGGAAcgacatcaagttctagtgggtggcaatctacatccaattggggacgttatcaaatgcccagaagaagggatgacgtactccctacgacgtcaaccagtgaggggacctcgtacgctgcagatgattgtgggttagaagatgactccgatatGGATctacctcgagagcccgggccggatggtgcagaagttggcttattttctgaactggagcctattccaacagaacctaaagatgctgaaaggagttcaaatgaagaagaaaatccacgatttagagcatactcaccttcagcccacatgcataatgtcgatctgtccgcagatgatgcgttagagtttccagatctaccacaccggttgcgtgatcgtacaagttcgggggtagattccggtgaatttgaagttggtaatcaatttaccaacaaggatagttttattggtgctttgaaacaacatagcataaAAAACAGCATTAACTACCACATCGTTAAATctaaatctgataagtttgaggcgaaatGTGCGGTCCAAGATGACACATGTTCATAGAAAATCTACGTCTCGTTAAGGAAAATGACAGGGTTatgggagattaaaaagtacaaaggttcacatacatgtgctgcaggtataGTATTGAcagtttctgaataatacttttattatgcaatgttgcattatttaatgtactcagtttataggtgtttcacaagatcatcctaagatggattcagctatgttagctagcttgatactgcccacgataaaagAAGATCCCaagacttcagtgccggtgttaattgccaatatctgtagccaaatggggtacacgccctcttaccgcaaggcttggatagctaagaaaaaggcgttggagaagatgcatagtgggtgggatgccttatataatgaaatatggcagtggtgtcagatgttagagagatacgtcccaggtgccattacaaaccttgaaacggaacatgcgtactacaacgaccAATTGCTaggtggatgccaagtgttcaaacgcctgttttggaTCTTTAAGCAATGCCAAGACGCATTTCCATagtgcaagccattggtacaaattgacggtacctttatgttcggtaggtatactcatcggctattgcttgcagtggcataggatggcggtgggagaattcttccaattgcatttgcaataacactaGAGGAGTCGTCTGATtactgagatttctttctctctaggttaaggaggcatgtgtgcccctaACCTGATATtagtgttatttcagatcggggcgttggtatactagctgcatttgatcgacagggaagcttatggcagcgcacagACCATaaatattgcctaagacacgttgcttcgaactactacaggcaatatccatctaagagcgaatgatgacaagtgaccaacatgggtatttagtctatatctgtgttatttcgtttgtcaatttgaattagttttattggtagaagtggtataaattattcgctatgatcttatattggcagggtatgaaataaataaagatcgttttcacgagatgttggcaattttacgttcaattaacggagaaggggcggactacctttgtaacatacgtttcgaacagtgggcacaatcATACGACGGTGGTCTACGATATGaccatatgacgtcgaacctggctgaatgcatcaattctgttcttaaaggaacgcgccatctaccgataacatcggttgtgcgagagacatattttcgtttggtgGCGCTATTTCCTAagcgagcagcaagttatgcaggccagatgcagggaggacatgtatggtgcagtaaggtagttcaagaaattaacaaggccaaggcgagggcaaacaccatgcatatagtgtgtcacgatcgagataatttatggtttcgcgtgacagagtttgacagaccgcaccaaggtgttgttggcgggcaatatcgtgtacacttgcgaaataggacttgtgactgtgggatgtttgatgcacttcgttatccatgcgcgcatgttattgcagcttgtcagaatctccgtctggatccgatgagttatgtggacgaagtgtacaaattggaaaacatgtacaacgtctaGAGACACATTTTCCCACCGGTcctagatgaacgtaagtggccgcccgtatctcttgctccttttaagctatTACCAgatagagaattacgtcgcaaaccaaagggtcgaccttgctcgactaaaatacgtaacaatatggatatccaaGAAACAGCCAGTTAaacgaagttgtgcggatggtgtaggaatccaggccatacaagtcgatcatgccctaatcgcaatagttgaatgtaattgtaaaaaaattaagtttgtgaaattattaattgataaattgtattaatggttagttaaaattatcaaattatataaaattattaattgttagtaccagtcaaaacatttttccaaatctaacattatgtgaatgtaaaattattaattgataaattgtattaatgattagtaaaattatcaaattatataaaattattaattgttaggactagtcaaaacatttttccaaatctaacattatgtgaaagtaaagttattaatttagtttatggttttaattaaattaggttaggtttttaatttaattaggttagggtttttaagtgaagggtgttagggtttttaagtttagggttttaatttaattaggtttgggttttaagttaattaggttaggtttttaagttaaggggttagggtttttaagtttagggtttaaagtttttaatttaattacgttagggtttttaagttaattaggttaggtttttaagttaaggagttaatttaattaggttagggttttaatttaattaggttaaggttttaagttaattaggttaaggttttaagttaattaggttaggtatttaagttaaggggttagagttttaagtttagggtttaagatttttaatttaattaggttaggttttaagttaattaggttagggtttttaactttagggtttagggtttttaattaaattaggttagggtttttaatttaattaggttagggtttttaagttatttaggttagggtttttaagttaagggggTTAGGGtctttaagtttagggtttagggtttttaatttaattaggttagggtttttaatttaattaggttagggtttttaagttaattaggttagggtttttaagttaagggggttaaagtttttaagtttagggtttaaggtttttaagtgaattaggttagggtttttaagttaactaggttagggtttttaagtttagggtttagggtttttaattaaattaggttacggtttttaatttaattaggttagggtttttaggttaattaggttagggtttttaaggtaaaggggttagggtttttaagtttagggtttaaggtttttaatttaattaggttagggttttaagttaattaggttagggtttttaagtttagggtttaaggttttaattaaattaggttaggtttttaagtttagggtttagggttttaatttaattaggttaaggtttttaatttaattaggttaggtttttaagttaattaggttaggtttttaagtttagggtttagggttttaattaaattaggttaggatttttaagtttaggatttatgtttttaagttaattaggttagggttttaagttaagggttagggtttttaagtttagggttaggttttaagcaaattaggttaggtttttaagtttaaggtttagggttttaattaaattatgttaggtttttaagtttagggtttaggctttttaattaaattaggttaggtttttaatttaattaggttatgGTTTTAAGTTAactaggttaggtttttaagtttagggtttacgggttttaattaaattaggttaggtttttaagtttaaggtttaaggttttaatttaattaggttaggtttttatgttaattaggttagggtttttaattaaattagattagggttttaatttaattaggtttgggtttttaagttaattaggttaggtttttaagttaaggggttagggttttaagttaattaggttaggtttttaagttaaggggttaatttaattaggttaggttttgtatttaattaggttaggttttaagttaattaggttaggtttttaagtttagggtttaggttattaattaaattaggttagggttttaatttaattaggttaaggtttttaatttaagaggttaggtttttaagtttagggttttaagtttagggtttagggttttgaattaaattaggttaggttttaatttaattaggttatggttttaatttaattaggttagggttttaagtttagggtttagggttttaattaaattaggttaggttttaatttaattaggttatggttttaagttaattaggttaggttttaagtttaggtttagggttttaattaaattatgttaggttttgaagtttagggtttagggttttaattaaattaggttagtttttaatttaattaggttagggttttaagttaattaggttagggtttttaagttaaggggttagagttttaagttaattaggttaggtttttaagttaaggggttagggttttaagttaattaggttagggtttagggttttaattaaattaggttagagttttaatttaattaggttagggttttaagttaattaggttaggttttaagttaatggggttagggtttttaagtttagggtttagggttttaagtgaattaggttaggtttttaagtttaaggttttaattaaattatgttaggtttttaattttagggtttaaggttttaattaaattaagttagggttttaatttaattaggttatggttttaagttaattaggttaggtttttaagtttaggttttggggttttaattaaattaggttaggtttttaagtttaaggtttagtgtttttaattaaattaggtgagggttttatttaattaggttagggtttttaagttaagggggttagggtttttaagtttaaggtttagggtttttaattaaattaggttagggtttttaagtttagggtttagggtttttaattaaattaggttagggtttttaagttaattaggttagggtttttaagttaagaggttgagtttttaagttaattaggttagggtttttaagttaagagggttagggtttttaagtttagggtttttaattaaattaggttaggttttaagtttagggtttaaggttttaattaaattatgttaggtttttaaattaattaggttaggtttttaagttaaggggttaaagtttttaagtttagggtttaagggttttaagtgaattaggttaggtttttaagtttaaggtttaaggttttaattaaattatgttaggtttttaattttagggtttaaagtttttaattaaattaggttagggttttaatttaattaggttatgGTTTTAAGTTAAtgaggttagggttttaagtttaggtttggggttttaattaaattaggttagggttttaagtttagggtttagagtttttaattaaattaggttagggtttttttatttaattaggttagggtttttaagttaattaggttagggtttttaagttaagggggttagggtttttaagttaaaggggttagggtttttaattaaattaggttagggtttttaagtttagggtttagagtttttagttaaattaggttagggtttttaagttaattaggttagggtttttaagttaagggggttgagtttttatgttaattaggttagggtttttaagttaagggggttagggtttttaagtttagggtttagagtttttaattaaattaggttagggtttttaagtttagggtttagggttttaattaaattaggttagggtttttaagttaattaggttagggtttttaagttaaggggttaggatttttaagtttatggtttaaggtttttaagtttttaagtttagggttttaagtttagagttttaattaaattaggttaggtttttatgtttagggtttaggattttaattaaattaggttaggattttaatttaattaggttagggttttaagttaattaggttagagtttttaaattaagaggttagggttttaagtttattaggttaggtttttaagttaagggttagggtttttaagtttagggttgaaggttttaattaaattaagttagggttttaagttaattaggttagagttttaaagttaaaggGTTAGAGTTTTaagtttagagtttaaggttttaagttaattaggttaggtttttaagtttaggatttaggttttaattaaattaggttaggtttttaagtttagggtttagggttttatttaaattagattagggtttgtaatttaattaggttaggttttaagttaattaggttagggtttttaagttaagggggttagggtttttatgtttagggtttaaaggttttaattaaattaggttagggtttttaatttaagggtaatGGTTAGTAGAattctcaaataatatcaaaattttctattttattatatcaaataaacttctattttattacatcaaataatatcaaaatattcaaaatatttgtacaaataaatttaaatacagcaatcaatg from Gossypium raimondii isolate GPD5lz chromosome 1, ASM2569854v1, whole genome shotgun sequence harbors:
- the LOC105786103 gene encoding uncharacterized protein LOC105786103 isoform X1; translation: MTGSPTESRPSKILKTQGHTDQDKEDKQLQDLSMSKNPRIQRYLVAIEYIGTRFSGSQQQPNCRTVVGVLEEAFHKFIGQPVSIFCSSRTDAGVHALSNVCHVDVERISKRKPGEVLPPHEPSVVRRAVNHFLQKNEGDISVIDVRCVPNDFHARFKAQERTYFYRLVSGSEPLSTFEKERAWHVPEKLDLNAMQEACKVLVGHHDFSSFRAAGCQANSPIRTLDELHVCEVPATPYFPSITEREQNNSSLKDSHTCSVKPEVELPINSFSNTNDMVDTNNGKSNLEEFGIRRRHCSYVVTARARSFLYHQVRLLVGVLKCVGTGELTTSDVERILNAKTVTAASPMAPACGLYLGRVKYDLP
- the LOC105786103 gene encoding uncharacterized protein LOC105786103 isoform X2 gives rise to the protein MTGSPTESRPSKILKTQGHTDQDKEDKQLQDLSMSKNPRIQRYLVAIEYIGTRFSGSQQQPNCRTVVGVLEEAFHKFIGQPVSIFCSSRTDAGVHALSNVCHVDVERISKRKPGEVLPPHEPSVVRRAVNHFLQNEGDISVIDVRCVPNDFHARFKAQERTYFYRLVSGSEPLSTFEKERAWHVPEKLDLNAMQEACKVLVGHHDFSSFRAAGCQANSPIRTLDELHVCEVPATPYFPSITEREQNNSSLKDSHTCSVKPEVELPINSFSNTNDMVDTNNGKSNLEEFGIRRRHCSYVVTARARSFLYHQVRLLVGVLKCVGTGELTTSDVERILNAKTVTAASPMAPACGLYLGRVKYDLP